A window of Castanea sativa cultivar Marrone di Chiusa Pesio chromosome 1, ASM4071231v1 contains these coding sequences:
- the LOC142632804 gene encoding uncharacterized protein LOC142632804: MASKLPNNGEKLRLTDDTEWRDLQFSHKVGLSTSIRQEDIISELPTDVLSSILSYLTLRDAVKTSVLSHRWTRICASRLSLIFDRRNIMPFLGYPCMDYKHIFVGAVNQFLQFYEVPKLEEVYFQVSNEQSAHYIFHQLAKDLLNLRMLHVVTIVNWVSIPKSIVIFSKVETLELYFGRRMEFDVLKMTAILRAFPLLQKFYLQEVHLAGFYGTSTQIKFAIYLLKNAPALKRLVIDPKEKCGLVDSFRQVPRRERKNRSWNEGERERVCEQMQEFSKDVLLVI; encoded by the exons GTTGGTTTAAGTACTAGTATTAGACAAGAAGATATCATCAGTGAATTGCCGACTGATGTTCTCTCTTCGATTCTCTCATATCTGACACTCAGGGATGCTGTCAAAACAAGTGTGTTATCACATAGATGGACAAGAATCTGTGCTTCCCGTTTATCCCTCATATTTGATAGGCGTAACATTATGCCATTCCTTGGTTATCCTTGCATGGATTACAAGCATATATTTGTTGGAGCAGTGAATCAATTCCTGCAGTTTTATGAGG TCCCTAAGCTGGAAGAAGTGTATTTCCAAGTAAGCAATGAACAAAGTGCACATTATATTTTCCATCAACTTGCAAAAGACCTCCTTAATCTGAGGATGCTACATGTTGTTACCATTGTTAATTGG GTGTCCATACCTAAAAGCATTGTGATCTTCAGCAAGGTTGAAACGTTGGAGCTGTATTTTGGTCGAAGGATGGAATTTGACGTCTTGAAGATGACAGCTATTCTCAGAGCCTTTCCCCTTTTGCAGAAATTTTATTTGCAG GAGGTTCATCTTGCTGGATTTTATGGCACCTCAACTCAAATTAAGTTTGCCATATATTTGCTAAAAAATGCTCCTGCTCTTAAACGATTGGTAATCGACCCAAAAGAGAAATGTGGCCTAGTAGATTCCTTTCGGCAGGTGCCTAGGAGGGAACGTAAAAATAGATCATGGAATGAAGGAGAACGAGAGAGGGTTTGTGAACAAATGCAAGAGTTCTCCAAAGATGTACTGCTTGtcatttaa